The following are encoded in a window of Streptomyces griseiscabiei genomic DNA:
- a CDS encoding LacI family DNA-binding transcriptional regulator, which translates to MTRGTGRGGSPAAPSSTDVARLAGVSQKTVSRVFNDEPYVSAEVRGRVLDAAEQLGYRRNNAARALASGRTRSIGVVTLGTALYGPASLLMGVERAVRDTGYALRVVNTVEGDPAGIAGAVDSLLDQGVDGIVVSEPIDEAEGDGDPAPRVAVPVLVLGAPPFLTAPAVLNAGDGADLMARTATEHLLGLGHTTVHHLAGPQRWYAARDRLEGWRATLTAHGRHVPEVVRGDWSAASGYAAGRALAEDAGVTAVFSANDDMAIGLIRALAEAGRRVPEDVSVVGFDDIPVAAYVTPPLTTVRQPFDAVAQEGLKRLVHTIENPGADPLPPSDPPVDLVVRASTAPPPSPDGGTATRR; encoded by the coding sequence ATGACGCGAGGTACAGGACGGGGCGGCAGCCCCGCGGCGCCGAGCAGCACGGATGTGGCGCGGCTGGCCGGGGTCTCGCAGAAGACCGTGTCGAGGGTCTTCAACGACGAGCCGTATGTCTCCGCCGAGGTGCGCGGACGGGTCCTGGACGCGGCCGAGCAGCTCGGTTACCGGCGTAACAACGCCGCGCGGGCGCTGGCCTCGGGGCGGACCCGCTCCATCGGGGTGGTGACGCTGGGGACGGCGCTGTACGGCCCGGCCTCGCTGCTGATGGGCGTCGAACGGGCGGTCCGGGACACCGGGTACGCCCTCCGCGTGGTCAACACGGTGGAGGGTGATCCGGCGGGGATCGCGGGAGCCGTGGACTCGCTGCTCGACCAGGGCGTGGACGGCATCGTCGTCTCCGAGCCGATCGACGAGGCCGAGGGGGACGGGGACCCCGCTCCCCGGGTCGCCGTGCCGGTGCTCGTCCTCGGCGCCCCGCCGTTCCTCACCGCGCCCGCGGTGCTGAACGCGGGCGACGGCGCCGACCTGATGGCGCGCACCGCGACCGAACACCTGCTGGGGCTGGGCCACACGACGGTCCATCACCTGGCCGGTCCGCAGCGGTGGTACGCCGCCCGGGACCGTCTGGAGGGCTGGCGGGCGACACTCACGGCCCACGGGAGGCACGTGCCCGAGGTCGTCCGGGGCGACTGGTCGGCCGCGTCCGGCTACGCGGCCGGACGCGCCCTCGCCGAGGACGCCGGCGTCACCGCCGTGTTCTCCGCCAACGACGACATGGCGATCGGTCTGATCCGCGCGCTGGCGGAGGCCGGGCGGCGGGTGCCGGAGGACGTCAGCGTCGTCGGCTTCGACGACATCCCGGTCGCCGCCTATGTGACTCCTCCCCTGACCACGGTGCGGCAGCCGTTCGACGCCGTGGCGCAGGAGGGGCTGAAGCGTCTCGTGCACACCATCGAGAACCCCGGCGCGGACCCCTTGCCGCCGAGCGACCCACCGGTCGACCTCGTCGTCCGCGCCTCGACCGCGCCACCGCCGAGTCCGGACGGAGGCACCGCCACGCGACGCTGA
- a CDS encoding amidohydrolase — translation MSQSQVTGPADLVLTGGPVHTVDPARSRATAVAVRGGRIVAVGHDEVHALIGPGTEVVDLAGRLLLPGFQDAHVHPQGAGLELGLCHLADTVDPAEYLRRIRAYADAHPDAEWITGGGWSLEAFPGGAPTAAALDAIVPDRPVFLPNRDHHGAWVNSRALERAGIDARTPDPADGRIERDADGNPTGMLQEGAVHLVGRLVPDPTPEEQLTALLRAQAVLHSHGVTAWQDAIVGAYANMTDPAPSYRTAQDRGLLTARVVGALWWDRERGAEQIPELVARRAELSGGRFRAGTVKIMQDGIAENHTAAMLDPYLTGCGCAPDGTSKSDSGGSGISFVEPGELKKYVTELDALGFQVHFHALGDRAVREALDAVEAARTTNGHRDTRHHLAHLQVVHPDDVRRFRPLGAGANLQMLWAAHEPQMDELTLPFLGPERGARQYPFGDLLRAGATLAAGSDWPVSSPDPLQALHVAVNRRSPDAPEGTPEFLPGQRLDLGTALAAYTAGSAHTNHLDTLTGSITVGRAADLVVLDRDPFAGPPEEIAATRVLQTFVDGERVHAAPDA, via the coding sequence ATGTCGCAGTCTCAGGTCACGGGCCCCGCCGATCTCGTCCTCACCGGCGGGCCCGTCCACACCGTCGATCCCGCCCGGAGCCGTGCCACCGCCGTGGCCGTGCGCGGCGGGCGGATCGTCGCCGTCGGCCACGACGAGGTGCACGCGCTCATCGGGCCCGGTACCGAGGTCGTCGACCTCGCCGGGAGGCTGCTGCTGCCCGGTTTCCAGGACGCCCATGTCCACCCGCAGGGCGCGGGCCTGGAACTGGGCCTGTGCCATCTCGCCGACACGGTCGACCCCGCCGAGTATCTGCGGCGGATCCGGGCGTACGCCGACGCGCACCCGGACGCCGAGTGGATCACCGGCGGCGGCTGGTCCCTGGAGGCGTTCCCCGGCGGCGCCCCCACGGCCGCCGCGCTCGACGCGATCGTGCCCGACCGGCCCGTCTTCCTGCCCAACCGCGATCATCACGGCGCCTGGGTCAACTCCCGTGCCCTGGAACGGGCCGGCATCGACGCCCGCACCCCCGACCCCGCCGACGGCCGGATCGAACGCGACGCCGACGGCAACCCGACCGGCATGCTCCAGGAGGGCGCCGTCCACCTCGTCGGCCGGCTGGTGCCCGACCCCACTCCCGAGGAACAGCTGACCGCCCTGCTGCGCGCCCAGGCCGTGCTGCACTCCCACGGAGTCACCGCCTGGCAGGACGCCATCGTCGGCGCGTACGCCAACATGACCGACCCGGCACCCTCCTACCGCACGGCCCAGGACCGGGGCCTGCTCACCGCCCGGGTCGTCGGCGCGCTGTGGTGGGACCGTGAGCGCGGTGCCGAGCAGATCCCCGAACTCGTCGCGCGGCGCGCGGAGTTGAGCGGGGGCCGGTTCCGGGCCGGCACGGTGAAGATCATGCAGGACGGCATCGCCGAGAACCACACGGCCGCCATGCTCGACCCGTATCTCACCGGCTGCGGCTGCGCCCCGGACGGCACCAGCAAGAGCGACAGCGGTGGCAGCGGCATCAGCTTCGTCGAACCGGGCGAGCTGAAGAAGTACGTCACCGAACTCGACGCGCTCGGCTTCCAGGTGCACTTCCACGCCCTCGGCGACCGCGCGGTGCGCGAGGCGCTGGACGCCGTCGAGGCCGCCCGCACCACGAACGGGCACCGGGACACCCGCCACCATCTCGCGCACCTCCAGGTCGTCCACCCCGACGACGTACGGCGGTTCCGCCCGCTCGGCGCCGGCGCCAACCTGCAGATGCTGTGGGCCGCGCACGAACCGCAGATGGACGAGCTGACCCTGCCGTTCCTCGGCCCCGAACGCGGCGCCCGGCAGTACCCGTTCGGCGATCTGCTGCGGGCCGGGGCGACGCTCGCGGCGGGCAGCGACTGGCCGGTCAGCAGCCCCGACCCGCTGCAGGCCCTGCACGTCGCCGTCAACCGCCGCTCCCCCGACGCCCCCGAGGGCACCCCCGAGTTCCTGCCCGGGCAGCGCCTCGACCTCGGCACGGCCCTCGCCGCGTACACGGCGGGCAGCGCCCACACGAACCACCTGGACACCCTCACCGGCAGCATCACCGTCGGCCGGGCCGCCGACCTGGTCGTCCTCGACCGCGACCCGTTCGCCGGCCCGCCCGAGGAGATCGCGGCCACCCGGGTCCTGCAGACCTTCGTGGACGGGGAGCGCGTCCACGCGGCCCCCGACGCGTAG
- a CDS encoding APC family permease, translated as MSSRSTRSTGSTGSATQLRRSLGVVDGVAIAASSTAATTSIAIGMGTIATIVGLQGPVLLLLAFLPVLGIATAYARLNRSEPNCGNGYTWVGKTLGPWPGFLTGWVTIVGSVIFCAYTSAVMGSVVLVFANKAGLTSLAGIALDPGSTGVSTAVGLVLLLGLTALAVTGMRATTRFQFALLVFEYAVLIGFCGWALVTGEQSFSLSWFNPFEIGDGTTFAQGMVLAVFFFWGWDAAFSVNEETREPGDAARGGLIALFAMLGLFLFASVAFQREMSLAELIENGPQALPYLGQKLAAEPWATLPLVALMFSAAASVQSTLIPTARGLLAMGRDRTMGPLWTRVHPRYGTPAAGTVVVLSIAAVIALLAVALPRLSDMLLAAVNAIGLLVALYYGLTALACAVRFRSALRDGPREALLAVGVPAVSGLVLLGLGGYLGYSYLTMSDHFELSPDNGWFMFSLPAVIVLAGLVMAAVAKYVRRSPYFTTGQGTDAEAIALPMDHTAV; from the coding sequence ATGTCCTCCAGATCCACCCGGTCAACCGGATCCACCGGATCCGCCACGCAGCTGCGGCGCTCCCTCGGCGTGGTCGACGGTGTCGCCATCGCCGCCTCCAGCACGGCCGCCACCACCAGCATCGCCATCGGCATGGGCACGATCGCGACCATCGTGGGTCTGCAGGGCCCCGTGCTCCTGCTCCTCGCCTTCCTGCCGGTGCTCGGCATCGCCACGGCCTACGCCCGTCTCAACCGCTCGGAGCCCAACTGCGGCAACGGCTACACCTGGGTCGGCAAGACCCTCGGCCCCTGGCCCGGCTTCCTGACCGGCTGGGTCACGATCGTCGGTTCGGTCATCTTCTGTGCCTACACCAGCGCCGTCATGGGCTCGGTCGTCCTGGTGTTCGCCAACAAGGCCGGGCTGACCAGCCTCGCGGGCATCGCCCTCGACCCGGGGTCCACGGGTGTCAGCACGGCCGTCGGACTGGTCCTCCTGCTCGGTCTGACCGCCCTCGCCGTCACCGGTATGCGGGCCACCACCCGCTTCCAGTTCGCGCTGCTCGTCTTCGAGTACGCGGTGCTGATCGGGTTCTGCGGCTGGGCCCTCGTCACCGGCGAGCAGTCCTTCTCCCTGTCCTGGTTCAATCCCTTCGAGATCGGCGACGGCACCACCTTCGCCCAGGGCATGGTCCTCGCGGTGTTCTTCTTCTGGGGCTGGGACGCGGCGTTCAGCGTCAACGAGGAGACCAGGGAGCCGGGCGACGCGGCCCGCGGCGGACTGATCGCGCTCTTCGCCATGCTGGGTCTGTTCCTCTTCGCCTCGGTCGCCTTCCAGCGCGAGATGAGCCTCGCCGAACTGATCGAGAACGGCCCGCAGGCCCTGCCGTACCTGGGGCAGAAACTGGCCGCCGAGCCCTGGGCGACGCTGCCGCTGGTGGCCCTGATGTTCTCGGCCGCGGCCTCCGTGCAGTCCACGCTGATCCCCACGGCCCGCGGGCTGCTGGCGATGGGCCGGGACCGCACCATGGGCCCGCTGTGGACCCGGGTGCACCCGCGCTACGGCACCCCCGCCGCCGGGACGGTCGTCGTCCTGTCGATCGCCGCCGTGATCGCCCTGCTGGCCGTCGCCCTCCCCCGGCTGAGCGACATGCTGCTGGCCGCCGTCAACGCCATCGGTCTGCTCGTCGCCCTCTACTACGGCCTCACCGCGCTCGCCTGTGCCGTCCGCTTCCGGTCCGCCCTCCGCGACGGGCCCCGGGAGGCGCTGCTCGCGGTGGGGGTGCCCGCCGTCTCCGGGCTGGTGCTGCTGGGCCTCGGCGGCTACCTCGGATACTCGTACCTCACCATGAGCGACCACTTCGAACTGAGCCCCGACAACGGGTGGTTCATGTTCTCCCTGCCCGCTGTCATCGTTTTGGCGGGTCTGGTGATGGCCGCGGTCGCCAAGTACGTCCGCCGGTCGCCGTACTTCACCACCGGTCAGGGCACCGACGCCGAGGCCATCGCCCTGCCGATGGACCACACCGCCGTCTGA
- a CDS encoding TetR/AcrR family transcriptional regulator gives MPSRVPQERRRRRPTRSGVVLSEELIVETALRLIGEHGPEALSVRRLGTALGCDPSALYRYFHGTDDLVLAIADRIIGDTMAGFVPGDDWVAALREMALRVRAGYLAHPRAAAFAAYRVTRRPNEIRAVDTGIGLLLAAGFAPADATRLYLTFIDTVLSHAAMEAAFQALPRGQREADERAWGEVYQGLDPAAYPALTAVQRELRSMGGSSFEEAVDLLLEALAARAPAR, from the coding sequence ATGCCCAGCCGAGTCCCGCAGGAACGCAGACGGCGCCGCCCCACCCGCTCGGGTGTCGTGCTGTCGGAGGAGCTGATCGTGGAGACCGCGCTGCGGCTGATCGGCGAGCACGGCCCGGAGGCACTGAGCGTGCGCAGACTCGGTACGGCCCTGGGCTGCGACCCCAGCGCCCTCTACCGCTACTTCCACGGCACCGACGACCTGGTGCTCGCCATCGCCGACCGCATCATCGGCGACACCATGGCCGGCTTCGTCCCCGGCGACGACTGGGTGGCCGCGCTGCGCGAGATGGCCCTGCGGGTCCGCGCCGGATACCTCGCCCACCCCCGCGCGGCGGCCTTCGCCGCGTACCGGGTGACCCGGCGCCCCAACGAGATCCGCGCCGTCGACACCGGCATCGGACTGCTGCTCGCGGCGGGCTTCGCACCGGCCGACGCGACCCGCCTCTATCTGACCTTCATCGACACCGTGCTCAGCCACGCGGCCATGGAGGCGGCGTTCCAGGCGCTCCCGCGCGGGCAGCGTGAGGCCGACGAGCGGGCGTGGGGCGAGGTCTACCAGGGGCTCGACCCGGCGGCGTACCCCGCCCTGACCGCCGTGCAGCGGGAGCTGCGGAGCATGGGCGGCAGTTCCTTCGAGGAGGCCGTGGACCTGCTGCTGGAGGCGCTTGCGGCGCGGGCCCCGGCGAGGTGA
- a CDS encoding copper resistance CopC/CopD family protein, producing the protein MHTASRRARTPLTALLLVGAVLALLLGGAGPASAHAALSDCDPADTAVLKTAPTQVTLTFTEAVSLSDGSLRVLSPKNERVNDGPVRRADGRSNTAQVPLSDDLSDGTYTVAWRVVSADSHPIAGAFTFSIGEPSATTAEVADGSPDDTPLSRLYGVFRYIAYSGLALLIGVAVLVVVCRPAGAALRRLRVLLVGGWAALFASTAVLLLLRGPYETGEGIGAVADLSLLGRTATGRTGTSLLTRLVLLAVAAVLLGLFRSRLRRRRTAERAAGAGDLFPTGRPVALPVALFSVALALTWAAAEHASAGIQVPVAIPVSVLHLLAMAVWLGGLTALTAVLFRAPAGPTLPAAALARFSRLAFAAVTVLVVTGVYQSWRQVGSWSALTDTDYGRLLVLKVGAVVVVLGAAAFSRRWTADLGRAQGSEALAEVEPRVRVRVPENVGASSGEGVAQGGGDGDGDAGGGGVAEPRPPSGPVVDSDRHRRRLRGLRRSVAVEAVIGAVVLVITTMLTGTQPSRAAAATGGGAGVTGLRQPPARVVTVPFDMGKPNSDGKVQLTFEPGTVGENVVEALVFGPDQGVATVPELRLTLTHRAQRIGPLDAKLVDQGGYWSTDSLRLPLPGTWTLRLTVRTTEIDQVTVTENVDIRPLPD; encoded by the coding sequence ATGCACACGGCATCGCGCCGGGCCAGGACACCGCTGACCGCGCTGCTGCTGGTCGGCGCCGTACTCGCCCTCCTCCTCGGCGGCGCGGGACCCGCCTCCGCGCACGCCGCCCTGAGCGATTGCGACCCGGCCGACACCGCCGTCCTCAAGACGGCCCCGACCCAGGTGACGCTCACCTTCACCGAGGCCGTCAGCCTCTCCGACGGCTCCCTGCGCGTGCTGTCGCCGAAGAACGAACGCGTGAACGACGGTCCCGTCCGGCGTGCGGACGGCCGGTCGAACACCGCCCAAGTGCCGCTCTCCGACGACCTGTCCGACGGCACCTACACCGTCGCCTGGCGCGTGGTCTCCGCCGACAGCCACCCGATCGCCGGCGCGTTCACCTTCTCCATCGGGGAGCCGTCCGCCACCACCGCCGAGGTGGCGGACGGCTCCCCGGACGACACCCCGCTCTCCCGCCTCTACGGAGTCTTCCGGTACATCGCCTACAGCGGTCTCGCCCTGCTCATCGGCGTCGCCGTCCTCGTCGTCGTCTGCCGCCCCGCCGGCGCCGCCCTGCGCCGACTGCGCGTCCTGCTGGTGGGCGGCTGGGCGGCGCTGTTCGCCTCCACGGCCGTACTGCTGCTGCTCCGGGGTCCGTACGAGACCGGTGAGGGGATCGGGGCGGTGGCCGACCTGTCGCTGCTGGGCCGGACGGCCACGGGCCGCACCGGGACCTCCCTGCTGACCCGGCTGGTGCTGCTCGCGGTCGCGGCGGTTCTCCTCGGACTGTTCCGGTCCCGGCTGCGTCGCCGCCGAACGGCCGAAAGGGCGGCCGGGGCGGGCGACCTGTTCCCGACGGGACGCCCGGTGGCTCTCCCCGTGGCTCTCTTCTCCGTGGCCCTGGCCCTCACCTGGGCCGCCGCCGAACACGCCTCGGCCGGAATCCAGGTCCCCGTGGCGATCCCGGTCTCCGTCCTGCATCTGCTGGCCATGGCGGTGTGGCTGGGCGGCCTGACCGCCCTGACCGCCGTCCTGTTCCGGGCACCCGCCGGCCCCACGCTCCCGGCGGCGGCCCTGGCCCGCTTCTCCCGGCTGGCGTTCGCCGCGGTCACCGTCCTGGTGGTCACCGGCGTGTACCAGTCCTGGCGGCAGGTCGGCTCCTGGAGCGCGCTCACCGACACCGACTACGGCCGTCTGCTCGTCCTCAAGGTCGGTGCCGTGGTGGTGGTGTTGGGGGCGGCGGCGTTCTCCCGGCGCTGGACGGCGGATCTCGGCCGGGCGCAGGGGAGCGAGGCGCTCGCCGAGGTCGAGCCGCGCGTGCGGGTGCGGGTACCCGAGAACGTGGGTGCGTCGTCCGGCGAGGGCGTCGCCCAGGGTGGTGGTGACGGTGACGGCGACGCCGGCGGTGGGGGTGTGGCGGAGCCGCGTCCCCCGTCCGGCCCCGTGGTCGACTCCGACCGCCACCGGCGCCGGCTGCGCGGGCTGCGCCGGTCGGTCGCCGTCGAGGCGGTGATCGGGGCCGTCGTGCTGGTGATCACCACGATGCTCACCGGGACCCAGCCCAGCCGCGCCGCCGCCGCGACGGGCGGCGGCGCCGGGGTGACCGGGCTGCGGCAGCCGCCCGCGAGGGTGGTGACCGTGCCCTTCGACATGGGCAAGCCGAACAGTGACGGCAAGGTGCAGCTCACCTTCGAGCCGGGCACGGTCGGCGAGAACGTCGTCGAGGCCCTGGTGTTCGGACCCGACCAAGGCGTGGCCACCGTCCCGGAGTTGCGTCTGACGCTCACTCATCGCGCCCAGCGCATCGGCCCGTTGGACGCGAAACTCGTCGACCAGGGCGGCTACTGGTCCACGGACAGCCTGCGCCTCCCGCTGCCCGGCACCTGGACGCTGCGGCTGACCGTGCGCACCACCGAGATCGACCAGGTCACCGTCACCGAGAACGTCGACATCAGGCCCCTGCCCGACTGA
- a CDS encoding DUF1775 domain-containing protein — protein MSTAFRTPRVSTYVRPRAGRRAALVGAAALTAVLALAGPAAAHAEVEADKPQALAENVALTFVSEAESDEAGFTELRVVLPEGIAPGDVRLTEAPKGWKLKATDDGYTVGGPAMKVGVDAEHTIQVRQLPDANEVAFRTVEVYEDGKISRWIELPTGGEEPEQPAPVLRLKAAAPGAEPVGPAPGSDTAESTTPTPTAPASEPAAEVTTGATESEPASDSAAEDDGGSAGPVIGGVAVALLLAGGGVWWLIRRRGVAPQS, from the coding sequence GTGTCCACCGCGTTCCGCACGCCCCGCGTGTCCACATATGTACGCCCCCGGGCCGGCCGTCGTGCCGCGCTCGTGGGGGCCGCCGCGCTGACGGCCGTCCTCGCGCTCGCCGGGCCGGCCGCCGCCCACGCGGAGGTCGAGGCCGACAAGCCCCAGGCCCTCGCGGAGAACGTCGCCCTCACCTTCGTCTCCGAGGCCGAGTCCGACGAGGCGGGCTTCACCGAACTCCGCGTCGTCCTGCCCGAGGGCATCGCCCCCGGTGATGTGAGGCTCACCGAGGCCCCCAAGGGCTGGAAGCTCAAGGCCACCGACGACGGGTACACCGTCGGCGGCCCGGCCATGAAGGTCGGGGTCGACGCCGAACACACCATCCAGGTACGGCAGTTGCCCGACGCGAACGAGGTCGCGTTCAGGACCGTCGAGGTCTACGAGGACGGGAAGATCTCGCGCTGGATCGAACTGCCCACGGGCGGCGAGGAACCCGAACAGCCCGCGCCGGTTCTGCGGCTGAAGGCGGCCGCCCCCGGCGCCGAACCGGTCGGCCCGGCCCCCGGTTCGGACACCGCGGAGAGCACGACCCCGACCCCGACGGCACCGGCCTCCGAACCCGCCGCCGAAGTCACCACCGGGGCCACGGAGTCGGAGCCCGCATCCGACTCCGCCGCCGAGGACGACGGCGGTTCGGCGGGCCCGGTCATCGGCGGGGTGGCCGTGGCCCTGCTCCTCGCGGGAGGCGGGGTGTGGTGGCTGATCAGGCGCCGTGGCGTCGCGCCACAGAGCTGA
- a CDS encoding DsbA family protein, which produces MKKFNELKKHLFAAAVIVAAFAAALGTFVLVSPGGRDSGGLDVKPAAEAMPVRDTSHRLTRPEKSELTVVEFLDFECEACGAMYPVVERLREEYGDRVTFVARYFPMPGHRNAEPAARAAEAAARQGEFEGMYRKLFTTQEEWGESQEWKASVFRGLAEELGLDMRRYDTDFADPETAGRVRADQRDGLGLGVQGTPTFFVDGTMIRTPGSYEAFKALIDERLEAAGR; this is translated from the coding sequence ATGAAGAAGTTCAACGAGCTGAAGAAGCACCTGTTCGCCGCCGCGGTGATCGTGGCCGCGTTCGCCGCCGCGCTCGGCACGTTCGTGCTGGTCTCACCCGGCGGCCGGGACTCCGGCGGCCTGGACGTGAAACCCGCCGCCGAGGCCATGCCCGTCCGGGACACCAGTCACCGTCTCACCCGGCCGGAGAAGAGCGAGCTGACCGTCGTGGAGTTCCTCGACTTCGAGTGCGAGGCGTGCGGCGCGATGTACCCGGTCGTGGAGCGGCTGCGCGAGGAGTACGGCGACCGGGTCACCTTCGTCGCCCGCTACTTCCCCATGCCGGGCCACCGCAACGCCGAGCCCGCGGCGCGCGCCGCCGAAGCCGCCGCCCGGCAGGGCGAGTTCGAGGGCATGTACCGCAAGCTCTTCACCACCCAGGAGGAGTGGGGCGAGTCCCAGGAGTGGAAGGCGTCCGTCTTCCGCGGCCTCGCCGAGGAACTGGGCCTGGACATGCGGCGGTACGACACCGACTTCGCCGATCCGGAGACGGCCGGACGCGTCCGGGCGGACCAGCGCGACGGGCTCGGCCTGGGTGTCCAGGGCACCCCGACCTTCTTCGTCGACGGCACGATGATCCGGACACCCGGCTCCTACGAGGCGTTCAAGGCCCTCATCGACGAGCGACTGGAGGCCGCCGGCCGATGA
- a CDS encoding bifunctional copper resistance protein CopD/cytochrome c oxidase assembly protein, with protein sequence MASERTAEMINGSAGETAARGKARPRWCSPLPLPLPLLLASALGLAVVVTVVAVRVGGGGAVAVPGIGDAGAWTAWGLPVARTVADASAVATVGALLLVVVLLPGGGRLGTTQSRYLDWAVVAAASWAVASAATLVFTLSDLFARPVGEVMDPAVLADFVVTDAQGRSYALMTGAAALIATCCVGVSTARWARLALLVALAGLLPPVFTGHSAAAGDHDAAVTSLALHMVGAAVWVGGLLFLLVVVARREEGAADAARRFGPLAAGALVAVAASGVVNTVVRLPSPGELFTSRYGLMVLGKALALVLLGCVGHWHRRRALPALRDGGPGAFVRLAAGELLLMATAMGLAVGLSRTPPPGAGDAAVSPAEELLGFAMPPPLGDFPWTPLFTQWHFDPLFAFGTAAAALLYLAGVRKLRARGDKWPVGRTVSWLLGLAVTVVATMSGLAVYGKVLFSVHMGQHMILAMTVPILLVLGAPATLALRALPAAPRGEPDGPREMLLKLLRSRYVKLLSHPVVASVLFVGSAFAVYHTSLFETLMRSHLGHVVMLLHFLAAGLLFFWVVIGIDPGPRRPPHLGRLFVLILTMPFHSWFSISLMSSTALIGEGWWSLLDRPWVPEPLDDQYDAGAIAWATGDIPVLITTIILAVQWVRSDQREARRVDRQIDRGDAGDPLAAYNAYLASLHARDRRPARPARPARPARPAAPNSPVPPGSPATPTTRTTPTTPTTPTTPEES encoded by the coding sequence ATGGCGAGTGAGCGGACCGCGGAAATGATCAACGGGTCGGCCGGCGAGACGGCCGCCCGGGGGAAGGCAAGGCCAAGGTGGTGCTCTCCGCTGCCCCTGCCCCTGCCCCTGCTCCTGGCCTCGGCGCTCGGTCTCGCCGTCGTCGTGACGGTGGTCGCCGTTCGGGTCGGGGGCGGTGGCGCGGTCGCGGTTCCGGGGATCGGGGACGCCGGGGCGTGGACCGCGTGGGGGCTGCCGGTGGCCCGTACGGTGGCGGACGCGTCGGCCGTGGCGACCGTCGGCGCGCTGCTGCTGGTCGTGGTGCTGCTGCCGGGCGGCGGACGGCTCGGCACGACGCAGTCGCGCTATCTCGACTGGGCCGTGGTGGCAGCGGCGTCCTGGGCGGTCGCGTCGGCCGCCACCCTCGTGTTCACGCTCTCGGACCTGTTCGCCCGGCCCGTCGGCGAGGTCATGGACCCGGCCGTGCTGGCGGACTTCGTCGTCACGGACGCCCAGGGCCGCTCGTACGCGCTGATGACGGGTGCGGCGGCGCTGATCGCGACCTGCTGCGTGGGCGTCTCCACCGCCCGCTGGGCACGGCTCGCGCTCCTGGTCGCCCTCGCCGGGCTCCTGCCGCCCGTCTTCACCGGCCACTCGGCCGCGGCCGGCGATCACGACGCCGCCGTCACCAGCCTCGCCCTGCACATGGTCGGCGCGGCCGTGTGGGTCGGCGGTCTGCTCTTCCTCCTGGTGGTCGTCGCGCGCCGGGAGGAGGGCGCGGCGGACGCGGCCCGGCGCTTCGGCCCGCTCGCCGCCGGGGCCCTGGTCGCGGTCGCGGCCAGCGGTGTCGTCAACACGGTCGTCCGGCTCCCGTCCCCGGGCGAGCTGTTCACCAGCCGGTACGGGCTGATGGTGCTCGGCAAGGCGCTGGCCCTCGTCCTGCTCGGCTGCGTCGGCCACTGGCACCGGCGTCGCGCGCTGCCCGCCCTGCGGGACGGCGGCCCGGGCGCGTTCGTGCGGCTGGCGGCCGGTGAACTGCTGCTCATGGCCACCGCCATGGGCCTCGCCGTCGGCCTGTCCCGCACCCCGCCGCCGGGAGCGGGCGACGCGGCCGTCTCACCCGCCGAGGAACTCCTGGGCTTCGCGATGCCGCCGCCGCTCGGCGACTTCCCGTGGACCCCGCTGTTCACCCAGTGGCACTTCGACCCGCTGTTCGCCTTCGGTACGGCCGCCGCGGCGCTGCTGTACCTGGCGGGCGTACGGAAGTTGCGCGCCCGGGGCGACAAGTGGCCGGTCGGGCGCACGGTCTCCTGGCTGCTGGGCCTCGCGGTGACCGTGGTGGCGACGATGAGCGGGCTGGCCGTGTACGGCAAGGTGCTGTTCAGCGTGCACATGGGCCAGCACATGATCCTCGCGATGACGGTGCCGATCCTGCTCGTCCTCGGCGCGCCCGCCACCCTCGCCCTGCGGGCCCTGCCCGCCGCGCCCCGGGGCGAGCCGGACGGGCCGCGCGAGATGCTGCTGAAGCTCCTGCGGAGCCGCTACGTGAAGCTGCTCTCGCATCCGGTGGTGGCGAGCGTCCTGTTCGTCGGCAGCGCCTTCGCGGTCTACCACACCTCGCTGTTCGAGACGCTGATGCGCAGCCACCTCGGCCATGTGGTCATGCTGCTGCACTTCCTGGCCGCCGGGCTGCTGTTCTTCTGGGTCGTCATCGGCATCGATCCGGGCCCGCGTCGGCCGCCGCATCTGGGACGGCTGTTCGTGCTGATCCTGACGATGCCGTTCCACTCGTGGTTCAGCATCTCGCTGATGAGTTCCACCGCCCTGATCGGTGAGGGCTGGTGGTCGCTGCTGGACCGGCCGTGGGTGCCGGAGCCGCTGGACGACCAGTACGACGCGGGTGCGATCGCCTGGGCCACCGGGGACATCCCCGTCCTGATCACCACGATCATCCTGGCCGTCCAGTGGGTCCGCTCCGACCAGCGCGAGGCCCGCCGGGTCGACCGGCAGATCGACCGCGGCGACGCGGGCGACCCCCTCGCCGCCTACAACGCCTACCTGGCGAGCCTCCACGCCCGCGACCGCCGCCCGGCCCGGCCCGCCCGGCCCGCCCGGCCCGCCCGGCCCGCCGCGCCCAACTCACCTGTCCCACCCGGCTCTCCCGCAACGCCCACGACACGTACGACGCCCACGACGCCCACGACGCCCACGACGCCCGAGGAATCATGA